A window of the Gemmatimonadales bacterium genome harbors these coding sequences:
- a CDS encoding aminotransferase class I/II-fold pyridoxal phosphate-dependent enzyme, with the protein MIARNALNRDLLRAEYAVRGAIPTRALELEAQGRKIIYCNIGNPLAFAQRPLTYLRQVLCLVEYPALLDDPAAVQHFPADVVERVRSILERHPPGAGAYSQSAGIPFIRQAVADFIARRDGIPADKDHVILTDGASKGVEAAVVALLRDRTDGILIPIPQYPLYSAEIALHGGKAIGYHLDETHHWQLREESLLSSHARARAEGIRPVAIAVINPGNPTGAVLTRENIAMVIRFARANGLAILADEVYQENVYAPDRRFHSFAKVMHELGETSVSLFSFHSVSKGFLGECGHRGGYVEFRNIPDDVLAELVKLQSISLCSSVVGQIAVDVMVSPPQPGQPSYERYVAEREGVLRELKAKAEILSRGINAIPGMSLESPQGALYGFVRFELPPEPGVDLGAMTAEQRGEYEGRRDSAYCLALLEETGICVVPGSGFGQEPGTLHFRTTFLPTREEIEALVARLKSFHERYVEALAGNGRPAAAHR; encoded by the coding sequence ATGATCGCTAGGAACGCCCTCAACCGGGACCTGTTGCGCGCCGAGTACGCGGTGCGCGGCGCGATTCCCACGCGCGCGCTGGAGCTCGAGGCGCAGGGCCGCAAGATCATCTACTGCAACATCGGCAACCCGCTGGCCTTCGCCCAGCGCCCGCTCACCTACCTGCGCCAGGTCCTGTGCCTGGTGGAGTACCCCGCGCTGCTCGACGACCCGGCGGCGGTGCAGCACTTCCCGGCCGACGTCGTGGAGCGGGTGCGGAGCATCCTCGAGCGGCACCCCCCGGGCGCCGGCGCCTACTCGCAGAGCGCGGGCATCCCGTTCATCCGCCAGGCGGTGGCCGACTTCATCGCCCGGCGCGACGGCATTCCCGCCGACAAGGACCACGTCATCCTCACCGACGGCGCCAGCAAGGGTGTCGAGGCCGCCGTCGTCGCGCTGCTCCGGGACCGCACCGACGGCATCCTCATCCCGATCCCGCAGTATCCCCTCTACAGCGCCGAGATCGCGCTGCACGGGGGCAAGGCGATCGGCTACCACCTCGACGAGACCCATCACTGGCAGCTGCGCGAGGAGTCGCTGCTCTCCAGCCACGCGCGGGCGCGGGCGGAGGGGATCCGGCCGGTCGCGATCGCGGTGATCAATCCCGGCAACCCGACGGGCGCGGTCCTGACCCGCGAGAACATCGCGATGGTCATCCGGTTCGCGCGGGCCAACGGGCTCGCCATCCTGGCCGACGAGGTCTACCAGGAGAACGTGTATGCGCCGGACCGGCGCTTCCACTCGTTCGCCAAGGTCATGCACGAGCTGGGCGAGACCTCGGTCTCGCTGTTCAGCTTCCACTCGGTGTCGAAGGGCTTCCTGGGCGAGTGCGGGCACCGGGGCGGATACGTCGAGTTCCGCAACATCCCCGACGACGTCCTGGCCGAGCTCGTCAAGCTCCAGTCCATCAGCCTGTGCTCGAGCGTCGTGGGCCAGATCGCGGTGGACGTGATGGTCTCGCCGCCCCAGCCGGGCCAGCCCAGCTACGAGCGCTACGTGGCCGAGCGGGAAGGCGTGCTGCGCGAGCTCAAGGCCAAGGCCGAGATCCTGAGCCGCGGGATCAACGCCATCCCCGGGATGTCACTGGAGTCGCCGCAGGGCGCGCTGTACGGCTTCGTGCGCTTCGAGCTGCCGCCGGAGCCGGGCGTGGACTTGGGCGCGATGACGGCCGAGCAGCGCGGCGAGTACGAGGGCCGGCGGGATTCCGCCTACTGCCTGGCCCTGCTCGAGGAGACCGGCATCTGCGTCGTGCCCGGATCCGGCTTCGGCCAGGAGCCGGGGACCCTGCACTTCCGCACCACGTTCCTGCCGACGCGGGAGGAGATCGAGGCGCTGGTGGCGCGGCTCAAGTCGTTCCACGAGCGCTACGTCGAGGCGCTCGCCGGCAACGGCAGGCCCGCCGCGGCACACCGCTAG
- a CDS encoding polysaccharide deacetylase family protein, with protein sequence MAGPQLTPGRRGATGAPDGFPPVLCYHKIDTRFELGFTQVDPRVFRRQVEALARAGYRTLGSGGLLERLASPGTAAGREVVVTFDDGYAGLARHAFPVLADHGFRALVFVITDYVGRENSWDVQYGWRRFTHLAWEDLARWQERGIEVHSHGATHARLTWLSDAQVTDELERSRETIGERLGRVPCAVSYPFGSADARVRSLAARAGYRLGFAGPGPGGFEALALRRRPVYGWDRGAVPLVLGASPLSGAGLALARFTSRCAVGTAAIQRVLGRRYRR encoded by the coding sequence GTGGCTGGGCCCCAGCTGACGCCTGGCCGCCGCGGCGCGACGGGCGCGCCGGACGGGTTCCCGCCGGTTCTCTGCTACCACAAGATCGACACCCGCTTCGAGCTGGGGTTCACCCAGGTCGATCCGCGCGTGTTCCGGCGCCAGGTCGAGGCGCTGGCCCGGGCGGGCTACCGTACCCTGGGCTCGGGCGGCCTGCTGGAGCGGCTGGCGTCGCCCGGCACGGCGGCGGGGCGGGAGGTGGTCGTCACCTTCGACGACGGCTACGCGGGCCTCGCCCGGCACGCGTTTCCCGTCCTCGCCGACCACGGCTTCCGGGCCCTGGTCTTCGTCATCACCGACTACGTGGGGCGGGAGAACAGCTGGGACGTGCAGTACGGGTGGCGCCGGTTCACGCACCTGGCCTGGGAGGACCTCGCGCGGTGGCAGGAGCGGGGCATCGAGGTGCACTCGCACGGCGCGACGCACGCCCGGCTCACCTGGCTGTCCGACGCCCAGGTGACGGACGAGCTGGAGCGATCGCGGGAGACGATCGGCGAGCGGCTCGGTCGCGTGCCGTGCGCGGTGAGCTACCCGTTCGGATCGGCCGATGCGCGGGTGCGCAGCCTGGCGGCTCGCGCCGGATACCGCCTGGGGTTCGCCGGGCCTGGCCCCGGCGGGTTCGAGGCGCTCGCCCTGCGCCGCCGGCCGGTGTACGGATGGGACCGCGGCGCCGTGCCGCTGGTGCTCGGGGCATCGCCGCTCTCGGGAGCCGGGCTCGCGCTGGCCCGGTTCACCAGCCGCTGCGCCGTGGGGACGGCCGCCATCCAGCGGGTTCTGGGACGGCGCTACCGTCGCTGA
- a CDS encoding pitrilysin family protein — protein sequence MRTVRLDDTVWRSDAPNGLVILTERMPWLRSAAAGFWVKTASAHEPREKMGVSHLLEHMVFKGTPTRTAQDIAVALESRGGGLDAYTGRDHTTYQARMLDADLPLAVDLLTDIVRRPLLRDADLALERKVVLEEIATVDDTPDDLVFDLHAAALWRSHAYGYRILGTRETVAGITAGDLQALHGRAYGPRHLVFAAAGNLEHEQVLALLDGAGWLDLEPGPEGTDVPPPAGATRVEQRVARDGAQVHLVFGTETFRYGDPRRHALVLVSTIFGGGMSSRLFQRVREELGLAYTVYAFHSFFQASGAAGVYVGTQPPTAERAAATIREEFARLAERSLTPEELASAKQQVKGQLVLALEGPVPRMYRLAGAALYRESYKPIDAVLAEIDAVAPEQVAAVASEFYSPDRQVVVWLGPS from the coding sequence GTGCGGACGGTCCGGCTCGACGACACCGTGTGGCGCAGCGACGCGCCCAACGGCCTCGTCATCCTGACCGAACGGATGCCGTGGCTGCGCTCGGCCGCGGCCGGCTTCTGGGTCAAGACCGCGTCGGCGCACGAGCCGCGCGAGAAGATGGGCGTGTCCCACCTGCTCGAGCACATGGTGTTCAAGGGCACGCCCACCCGCACCGCCCAGGACATCGCCGTCGCCCTCGAATCGCGCGGCGGCGGGCTCGACGCCTACACCGGCCGCGACCACACGACCTACCAGGCCCGCATGCTCGACGCGGACCTGCCGCTCGCCGTGGACCTCCTCACCGACATCGTGCGGCGCCCCCTGCTGCGCGACGCCGACCTCGCGCTCGAGCGCAAGGTGGTGCTGGAGGAGATCGCCACCGTCGACGACACGCCCGACGATCTCGTGTTCGACCTGCACGCAGCGGCACTGTGGCGCTCGCACGCATACGGCTACCGCATCCTCGGCACCCGCGAGACCGTGGCGGGCATCACCGCGGGCGACCTGCAGGCGCTGCACGGACGCGCCTACGGGCCCCGGCACCTGGTGTTCGCCGCCGCCGGGAACCTCGAGCACGAGCAGGTGCTGGCGCTGCTGGACGGCGCCGGCTGGCTCGACCTGGAGCCCGGCCCGGAGGGCACGGACGTGCCACCGCCCGCCGGGGCCACCCGCGTCGAGCAGCGCGTCGCCCGCGACGGGGCCCAGGTGCACCTGGTGTTCGGCACCGAGACGTTCCGGTACGGGGACCCGCGCCGGCACGCCCTGGTCCTGGTGTCGACCATCTTCGGCGGGGGAATGAGCTCGCGGCTGTTCCAGCGCGTGCGCGAGGAGCTGGGCCTGGCCTACACCGTCTACGCGTTCCACTCGTTCTTCCAGGCATCGGGCGCCGCCGGCGTGTACGTCGGCACGCAGCCGCCGACGGCCGAGCGCGCCGCGGCCACGATCCGGGAGGAGTTCGCGCGGCTGGCGGAGCGCTCGCTCACGCCCGAGGAGCTGGCCTCGGCCAAGCAGCAGGTGAAGGGCCAGCTGGTGCTGGCCCTCGAGGGCCCGGTGCCGCGGATGTACCGCCTCGCGGGCGCGGCGCTGTACCGCGAGAGCTACAAGCCCATCGACGCGGTCCTGGCCGAGATCGACGCGGTCGCACCCGAGCAGGTGGCCGCCGTCGCGTCCGAGTTCTACTCGCCCGACCGCCAGGTGGTGGTGTGGCTGGGCCCCAGCTGA
- a CDS encoding polyribonucleotide nucleotidyltransferase, translating to MMHRLERSFAGRTFRIECGRMAKQAAGAALVQFGETTVLAAASVADTVSNLPFFPLLVEYREKFYAAGKIPGGFLKREARPHDEEILAARLIDRSIRPLFPEGFQNEVQVFVYVLSADQENDADVLGMVAASFALASSKIPFAGPLAGVRVGRVEGKWILNPTFQQLEFSDVDIVVSGTADSIMMVEGGAGEIAETEMVEALKVAQKGLQELVALQQELLGKHSVPKMEWTRAAPPADLAARVEALAKPRVQEAMNLAMKEERSQALSAVYTTIVQELAAEFPDQNRVIANLLADLQYDVMRKQVLERGERVDGRDATTVRPITCEVGLLPRVHGSALFTRGQTQALVTTTLGSVDDEQRIDNIDVPRETTKSFMLHYNFPPFSTGEVRPMRGTSRREIGHGALAERALTPLLPSYEDFPYTIRIVSEVLESNGSSSMASVCGASLSLMDAGVPLKAPCAGVAMGLIKDRDQVVILTDILGTEDALGDMDFKVAGTETGITSIQMDIKIQGLSLDIMAKALDQAKKGRLHILGVMGKTLKEHRSEMSPWAPRILTIQVKQKDIGKIIGPKGATIREIEEVSGAKVSIDDDGVVTIAAVGGEAGAKAREMVEALVQEPEVGKTYTGKVKTTTAFGAFVEILPGVEGLVHISELQHGRTDKTEDVVKKGDTLTVKLLEVDERGRLRLSRKALLEKS from the coding sequence ATGATGCATCGCCTCGAACGGTCGTTCGCCGGCCGCACCTTCCGCATTGAGTGCGGGCGGATGGCCAAGCAGGCCGCCGGCGCCGCGCTGGTCCAGTTCGGCGAAACCACCGTGCTGGCCGCCGCGTCGGTGGCCGACACCGTGAGCAACCTGCCGTTCTTCCCGCTGCTGGTCGAGTACCGCGAGAAGTTCTACGCCGCCGGCAAGATCCCCGGCGGCTTCCTCAAGCGCGAAGCCCGGCCGCACGACGAGGAGATCCTGGCCGCCCGGCTCATCGACCGGTCCATCCGGCCGCTGTTCCCGGAGGGGTTCCAGAACGAGGTCCAGGTGTTCGTCTACGTGCTGTCGGCGGACCAGGAGAACGACGCCGACGTGCTCGGGATGGTGGCGGCCTCGTTCGCGCTGGCCAGCTCGAAGATCCCGTTCGCCGGCCCGCTGGCGGGCGTGCGGGTGGGCCGGGTGGAGGGGAAGTGGATCCTCAACCCGACCTTTCAGCAGCTCGAGTTCTCCGACGTCGACATCGTGGTGAGCGGCACCGCCGACTCGATCATGATGGTCGAGGGCGGGGCGGGGGAGATCGCCGAGACGGAGATGGTCGAGGCGCTGAAGGTGGCGCAGAAGGGGCTCCAGGAGCTGGTGGCGCTGCAGCAGGAGCTGCTGGGGAAGCACAGCGTCCCCAAGATGGAGTGGACCAGGGCCGCACCGCCGGCCGACCTGGCCGCGCGGGTGGAGGCGCTGGCGAAGCCGCGGGTCCAGGAGGCCATGAACCTGGCCATGAAGGAGGAACGCTCCCAGGCCCTGTCCGCGGTGTACACCACCATCGTGCAGGAGCTGGCCGCCGAGTTCCCGGACCAGAACCGCGTCATCGCCAACCTGCTGGCCGACCTCCAGTACGACGTCATGCGCAAGCAGGTGCTGGAGCGGGGCGAGCGGGTGGACGGCCGCGACGCCACCACGGTCCGGCCGATCACCTGCGAGGTCGGCCTGCTGCCGCGGGTCCACGGCTCGGCGCTGTTCACCCGCGGCCAGACGCAGGCCCTGGTGACCACGACCCTGGGCAGCGTGGACGACGAGCAGCGCATCGACAACATCGACGTGCCGCGCGAGACCACCAAGTCGTTCATGCTGCACTACAACTTCCCGCCGTTCTCGACCGGGGAGGTGCGGCCGATGCGCGGCACCTCGCGCCGCGAGATCGGGCACGGCGCCCTGGCGGAGCGCGCGCTCACGCCGCTGCTCCCGTCCTACGAGGATTTCCCGTACACCATCCGGATCGTCTCCGAGGTCCTCGAGTCGAACGGGTCGTCGTCGATGGCCAGCGTGTGCGGCGCCTCGCTGTCGCTGATGGATGCGGGCGTCCCGCTCAAGGCGCCGTGCGCCGGCGTGGCGATGGGCCTGATCAAGGACCGCGACCAGGTCGTCATCCTCACCGACATCCTCGGCACGGAGGACGCGCTCGGCGACATGGACTTCAAGGTCGCCGGGACCGAGACCGGCATCACCTCGATCCAGATGGACATCAAGATCCAGGGGCTGTCGCTCGACATCATGGCGAAGGCGCTCGACCAGGCGAAGAAGGGCCGGCTGCACATCCTGGGCGTGATGGGCAAGACGCTGAAGGAGCATCGCTCGGAGATGTCGCCCTGGGCGCCGCGGATCCTCACCATCCAGGTCAAGCAGAAGGACATCGGGAAGATCATCGGGCCCAAGGGCGCCACCATCCGCGAGATCGAGGAGGTGTCGGGGGCCAAGGTCAGCATCGACGACGACGGCGTGGTGACCATCGCCGCCGTGGGCGGCGAGGCGGGCGCCAAGGCGCGCGAGATGGTCGAGGCGCTGGTGCAGGAGCCCGAGGTGGGCAAGACCTACACCGGCAAGGTGAAGACGACCACCGCCTTCGGCGCGTTCGTCGAGATCCTGCCGGGGGTCGAGGGCCTGGTCCACATCTCCGAGCTGCAGCACGGGCGCACGGACAAGACCGAGGACGTCGTGAAGAAGGGCGACACCCTCACCGTCAAGCTGCTCGAGGTGGACGAGCGGGGCCGGCTGCGGCTCTCGCGCAAGGCGCTGCTCGAGAAGAGCTGA
- the rpsO gene encoding 30S ribosomal protein S15, with amino-acid sequence MSYDKAAAAAQYRLHEQDTGSTRVQISLLSARINSLTDHFRQHAKDHHGRLGLIKMVGRRRRLLEYLKRTDLVAYRQLIDELGLRH; translated from the coding sequence ATGAGTTACGACAAGGCGGCGGCTGCCGCCCAGTATCGGCTGCACGAGCAGGACACGGGCTCCACCCGGGTCCAGATCTCGCTCCTCAGTGCCCGCATCAACTCGCTGACCGATCACTTCCGTCAGCACGCCAAGGACCACCACGGGCGGCTCGGCCTGATCAAGATGGTCGGGCGCCGGCGCCGCCTGCTGGAGTACCTGAAGCGCACGGATCTCGTGGCGTACCGCCAGCTCATCGACGAGCTGGGGCTGCGTCACTAG
- a CDS encoding serine/threonine-protein kinase, whose protein sequence is MPLEPDSLVGRTVGPYHATELLGAGGMAWVVAAARGGGPPDVALKVLKPKYARDPQFTARFLNEATIAGELRHPNIIRILDAGQDGEVVYFAMPRLAASLDARLEAAAALPEAEVTRAARDVALGMAFAHEAGIVHRDIKPQNILFDAEGRAVLTDFGIARTIASYVSTTGKQLTIGTPHYISPEQARGLPLDGRTDVYALGVTMYRAATGELPFRAGDWFELARLHVEEPPEPPRKRRPELSRAFEKIVLTCMAKDRDERYASAGDLAADLDGLLSGKRSTTEVAMDAVRKMLGRGEK, encoded by the coding sequence TTGCCGCTGGAACCCGACTCGCTCGTCGGCAGGACCGTCGGCCCGTACCACGCCACCGAGCTGCTCGGAGCGGGCGGGATGGCCTGGGTGGTCGCCGCCGCCCGGGGCGGCGGGCCGCCCGACGTGGCGCTCAAGGTCCTCAAGCCCAAGTACGCCCGGGACCCGCAGTTCACGGCCCGCTTCCTCAACGAAGCCACGATCGCCGGCGAGCTGCGCCACCCCAACATCATCCGCATCCTCGACGCCGGGCAGGACGGCGAAGTGGTCTACTTCGCGATGCCGCGACTCGCCGCCTCGCTGGACGCGCGGCTCGAGGCGGCGGCCGCGCTGCCCGAGGCCGAGGTGACGCGCGCCGCCCGCGACGTGGCGCTGGGGATGGCGTTCGCCCACGAGGCCGGGATCGTCCACCGGGACATCAAGCCGCAGAACATCCTGTTCGACGCCGAGGGGCGCGCCGTGCTGACCGACTTCGGCATCGCGCGGACCATCGCGTCCTACGTCTCGACCACCGGCAAGCAGCTCACCATCGGCACGCCGCACTACATCTCCCCGGAGCAGGCCCGCGGCCTCCCGCTCGACGGCCGCACCGACGTCTACGCCCTCGGCGTGACGATGTACCGCGCCGCCACCGGCGAGCTGCCCTTCCGCGCGGGCGACTGGTTCGAGCTGGCGCGCCTCCACGTGGAGGAGCCGCCGGAGCCGCCCCGCAAGCGGCGGCCCGAGCTGTCACGGGCGTTCGAGAAGATCGTCCTGACCTGCATGGCCAAGGACCGGGACGAGCGCTACGCGAGCGCCGGCGACCTGGCCGCGGACCTGGACGGACTGCTCTCGGGGAAGCGGAGCACGACCGAGGTGGCCATGGATGCGGTGAGGAAGATGCTGGGACGGGGCGAGAAGTGA
- the rseP gene encoding RIP metalloprotease RseP, whose product MLVNWSPVLLDLVGAVVVIGVLIFVHELGHFLAAKSVGIAVLRFSFGLGPRTPIGIRIGETDYCLSWIPFGGFVKMAGVEEEGAAGAVEGGRVEAEVPPERTFDAKPLWARVFVISAGVVMNALFALLVYSVIARAYGTPVDTTVTVGAVDSTALPLGASALASLRPGDRILRINGDSMRGWGAIQQKLYTAPGTRITIEVAGRATPILLDVPRSEKDARASLIGALAPWHEPVIGEVLAGRPAEAAGLEPGDRIDSAGGQAIPSWELMQRVIERSAGRPLALVVGRGGREVRVEVTPQPTQARDPATGKTLTVGRIGIGPALQRFGLLGSLGEGLRQTGAAGGIILFTLKGLVTGQVSVRDIGGPILVGQLAGEVARAGLRNFLAFMALFSINLAILNLLPIPVLDGGHLAFLFVEGVRGRPLSLEQRQRLTQIGFFVLVGIMVLALGNDVLRLFK is encoded by the coding sequence ATGCTCGTGAACTGGAGCCCGGTGCTGCTCGACCTCGTCGGGGCCGTCGTCGTCATCGGCGTGCTCATCTTCGTCCACGAGCTGGGGCACTTCCTCGCAGCCAAGTCGGTGGGAATCGCCGTGCTGCGGTTCTCCTTCGGCCTGGGACCCCGGACGCCGATCGGCATCAGGATCGGCGAGACCGACTACTGCCTGTCGTGGATCCCGTTCGGCGGGTTCGTGAAGATGGCCGGGGTCGAGGAGGAGGGGGCGGCCGGCGCCGTGGAGGGCGGGCGGGTCGAGGCCGAGGTGCCGCCGGAGCGGACCTTCGACGCCAAGCCGCTGTGGGCGCGCGTGTTCGTGATCTCGGCCGGCGTGGTGATGAACGCGCTGTTCGCCCTGCTGGTCTACAGCGTGATCGCCCGGGCGTACGGGACGCCGGTGGACACGACCGTGACGGTGGGCGCGGTGGACAGCACCGCGCTGCCGCTCGGCGCCTCGGCACTCGCCTCGCTCAGGCCGGGCGACCGCATCCTCCGGATCAACGGCGACTCGATGAGGGGCTGGGGCGCGATCCAGCAGAAGCTGTACACCGCGCCGGGCACACGGATCACGATCGAGGTCGCCGGCCGGGCGACCCCGATCCTGCTCGACGTCCCGCGCTCGGAGAAGGACGCCCGCGCCTCCCTGATCGGTGCCCTGGCGCCGTGGCACGAGCCGGTGATCGGCGAGGTCCTGGCGGGGCGGCCCGCCGAGGCCGCGGGCCTCGAGCCGGGCGACCGGATCGACTCGGCGGGCGGGCAGGCCATCCCGTCGTGGGAGCTGATGCAGCGCGTCATCGAGCGCAGCGCCGGCCGGCCGCTGGCCCTGGTGGTCGGGCGCGGGGGTCGCGAGGTGCGGGTGGAGGTCACACCGCAGCCGACCCAGGCCCGGGATCCCGCCACCGGCAAGACGCTGACCGTCGGCCGCATCGGCATCGGTCCCGCGCTGCAACGCTTCGGTTTGCTGGGCTCGCTCGGGGAGGGACTCCGGCAGACGGGCGCCGCGGGCGGCATCATCCTGTTCACGCTCAAGGGCCTGGTGACGGGCCAGGTGTCGGTCCGGGACATCGGCGGCCCCATCCTCGTGGGGCAGCTGGCGGGAGAGGTGGCGCGGGCCGGCCTGCGCAATTTCCTCGCCTTCATGGCGCTGTTCTCGATCAACCTGGCGATCCTGAACCTGCTGCCCATCCCGGTCCTGGACGGGGGGCATCTGGCGTTCCTGTTCGTCGAGGGCGTGCGCGGCCGGCCGCTGTCGCTCGAGCAGCGTCAGCGCCTGACGCAGATCGGGTTCTTCGTGCTGGTGGGGATCATGGTGCTGGCGCTGGGGAATGACGTGCTGCGGTTGTTCAAGTGA
- the dxr gene encoding 1-deoxy-D-xylulose-5-phosphate reductoisomerase, with protein sequence MVAPPAGSGPGTSATIGVAVLGSTGSIGTSALKVLARQRDRFRVVALTAFGQRERLEAQAAAFHPAFVGLVNGEASDGWRAGRACLVEAVTRPDVDVVLNGIVGAAGLEATLAALTAGKRVALANKETLVMAGELVMRTAREKGGEIVPVDSEHSAILQCVTGRRPTGVSRVILTASGGPFHAWEAERVRHATVAEALNHPTWRMGRKITVDSATLVNKALEVIEAHFLFALPYDRIEAVVHPQSVIHSFVEFVDGSVLAQLGFPNMELPILYALTHPERVADDGITRFDPVAAGSLTFEPVRTEVFPALALGMQAGRAGGSAPAAFNAANEVAVAAFLAGAAPFGRIAEVIARVLEEQIVKDASSVEAVLEADGWARRRAAELLRCS encoded by the coding sequence GTGGTCGCGCCGCCCGCCGGATCCGGCCCTGGCACGAGTGCCACCATCGGCGTCGCGGTGCTGGGGTCCACGGGCTCGATCGGCACTTCCGCCCTCAAGGTGCTGGCGCGCCAGCGCGACCGGTTCCGGGTCGTGGCGCTCACCGCCTTCGGGCAGCGGGAGCGGCTCGAGGCGCAGGCGGCGGCGTTCCATCCGGCGTTCGTGGGCCTGGTCAACGGCGAGGCGTCGGACGGGTGGCGGGCGGGCCGGGCCTGCCTGGTGGAGGCGGTGACCCGGCCGGACGTGGACGTGGTGCTGAACGGCATCGTGGGCGCGGCCGGTCTCGAGGCGACCCTGGCGGCCCTCACGGCCGGCAAGCGCGTCGCGCTCGCCAACAAGGAAACGCTGGTGATGGCGGGGGAGCTGGTGATGCGGACCGCCCGGGAGAAGGGCGGCGAGATCGTGCCGGTGGACTCCGAGCACTCGGCGATCCTCCAGTGCGTCACCGGACGCCGGCCCACCGGCGTCAGCCGGGTGATCCTCACCGCGTCGGGCGGGCCGTTTCACGCCTGGGAGGCGGAGCGGGTGCGGCACGCGACCGTCGCCGAGGCCCTGAACCACCCGACTTGGCGGATGGGGCGTAAGATCACGGTGGACAGTGCGACCCTGGTCAACAAGGCGCTGGAGGTCATCGAGGCCCATTTCCTGTTCGCCCTGCCGTACGACCGCATCGAGGCCGTGGTGCATCCGCAGTCCGTGATCCACTCGTTCGTGGAGTTCGTGGACGGCTCGGTGCTGGCGCAGCTGGGCTTCCCCAACATGGAGCTGCCGATCCTCTACGCCCTGACCCATCCGGAGCGGGTGGCCGACGACGGCATCACGCGCTTCGACCCCGTGGCCGCGGGTTCGCTGACCTTCGAGCCGGTGCGGACCGAGGTGTTCCCCGCGCTGGCCCTCGGGATGCAGGCGGGGCGCGCCGGCGGATCGGCGCCGGCCGCGTTCAACGCGGCCAACGAGGTCGCCGTGGCCGCGTTCCTGGCGGGCGCGGCGCCCTTCGGCCGCATCGCCGAGGTGATCGCGCGGGTGCTGGAGGAGCAGATCGTGAAAGACGCCTCGAGCGTGGAGGCGGTCCTGGAGGCCGACGGCTGGGCGCGCCGCCGGGCCGCGGAGCTGCTGCGATGCTCGTGA
- a CDS encoding phosphatidate cytidylyltransferase, whose translation MPAAQLTRRVAFSAVAIPVAAAAAYVGGWVLAGLLAVIGVLATRELYDLAAAGGVDPLRRSGLAAAAAIPLATFWAKGSEIHFAEPAIYLGALWMLAVIAAAAWRRGPARHPLAAVAVTVFGVLYAPGLLCFAIVLRHPSGVGLESSTGTALLFFPLALTWIGDTAAMAGGKVIGGPKLAPTLSPSKTWAGAVAGLVATLLSAWLYGTWILEPLGRSLPLAAALAAGAAISVTGQAGDLAESLLKREVGVKDSSALIPGHGGMLDRIDSLLFVLPVTAGIFRILGLT comes from the coding sequence ATGCCGGCCGCGCAGCTGACACGCCGCGTCGCGTTTTCCGCGGTCGCCATCCCCGTGGCCGCGGCCGCGGCCTACGTCGGGGGCTGGGTCCTCGCCGGGCTGCTGGCCGTGATCGGGGTGCTCGCGACGCGCGAGCTGTACGACCTCGCCGCCGCGGGCGGCGTCGATCCGCTGCGCCGCTCCGGACTGGCCGCCGCCGCCGCGATCCCGCTCGCCACCTTCTGGGCCAAGGGCTCCGAGATCCACTTCGCCGAGCCGGCCATCTACCTGGGCGCGCTGTGGATGCTGGCGGTGATCGCCGCCGCGGCCTGGCGCCGCGGGCCGGCCCGCCACCCGCTGGCGGCCGTGGCCGTGACCGTCTTCGGCGTGCTGTACGCGCCGGGGCTCCTGTGCTTCGCGATCGTGCTGCGGCACCCGAGCGGGGTGGGACTCGAGTCGTCCACCGGCACGGCGCTGCTGTTCTTCCCGCTCGCGCTCACTTGGATCGGCGACACCGCCGCGATGGCCGGCGGCAAGGTGATCGGCGGGCCGAAGCTGGCGCCGACGCTCTCGCCGAGCAAGACGTGGGCGGGCGCGGTGGCCGGCCTCGTCGCGACCCTGCTCTCGGCCTGGCTCTACGGGACCTGGATTCTCGAGCCCCTGGGGCGCTCACTGCCGCTCGCGGCCGCGCTCGCGGCCGGCGCCGCGATCAGCGTCACCGGCCAGGCGGGCGACCTGGCGGAGTCGCTGCTCAAGCGGGAGGTCGGGGTCAAGGACAGCTCCGCCCTGATCCCCGGGCACGGCGGGATGCTGGACCGCATCGACTCGCTGCTGTTCGTGCTCCCGGTCACGGCCGGGATCTTCCGTATCCTGGGCCTCACGTGA